CCTCGCAGATGATTTCATTGCGCTCGACATCCATGACGATGCCGCCGCTCGCCCTGCGGTCGCGCCAGCCGTCGATGGTGTCGGACTTGCTGACCGCCGTCACGTAGCGCGGCCGGCCCCCGTCCATCGCCATGCCGTTCAAATGGCAGCGATCCTCGTCGACGATCCGGGAGATGAACGACGGCTTCCAGATCGGACGGAAGCTGTGCTTCTCAGATACGGCGGCGAGGCAGTTGTAGCGCGTATTGACGAAGACGATCTCCCCGTCGTCCATGACCCCGACATCGTGGGCATCGAGGACGCCGGTGACATGGGTGGTGCGCGGCACGAAGCACGCATCGAACGTCCGGTTCACCAGGTGCCCCGGTTCGACACCGCTCTCGAGCCGCATGATCTGGAACAGGGTCGCAAGGTATAGCCCCTTGCCGGCCACATGGAGCCCCATCGCCTTGCGGAAGAAATTCTCATTGATCATCAAGCCGCCGTGCGGGTTGCGGCCGATCAGGTAGAGCTTGCCGGACTGATAGGAGGTCGCCGCGATCGAGATGTCTCGAGCAGCCAGGAAGCCGACCAGCCCGCCGGACATGGAATACTTGACGGGAGCCGGCTGTTGCGGTTGATCGGTCCCCGCTTCGGCGACGGGCGCCCGCTCGCCACCTCGTCCGCTTTCTTCGATTGTCGCGTCGCTCACGGCTTGGTCCCCCTGGCCTCTGACCTCAGCGTTAGGTTGCCCTGCACGCATGCGTCAAGTCCGCCATCGTGAAGTGCCCGACCGTGCCCCGGGCGCGCCGGCCGGCAGCGTGTCGGTTGAGTCACAGGACGTGAACGATCTTGTTCCGGGGTTGATTTAACGAGCTTTTAACCCACAAGTTTGTAAGTAAGTACAGTGGTCGATTTGCCCTTCGTGATGTAACAACTACCGTCTCATCGAATTCGCGGCGCCGCGTTCCGAGTTGTGCGGCCAGCCGGGTGCCTCGGGCACTCCTCGCAATCCGCGTTCCGTAGAAAATCGCTTTTCGAATCCGCCGCGTGGTCGTTTTCCACGCGACATGTGACCTGTTGTTTTTTGCGTTTTCGGGGGCCTGTCTGTCCAGGGGGAAGCATGTCGTCTGTCATGTCCAACGGGCCGCTCGAGCGGGCCCGTAAGCTCGAAGTGCGCTCACGGCTGCTGCTGACGACGGCCCTCGTGATTCCGAGCCTGATCAGTTACGGCGGTCGGCGCGCCGATGCGGCCGGCATCTGTGTGAACACCGGGGGCAGCACCTATCTCTGTTCGGGCGCAGGGACCGCCTCTGAGACCATAAATGCGAACAATGCCGCCGTGACCTTCGACACCGGCGCGACAATCGATACGCGCGGCTCAGGCGGCAACGCGATCACCATCACCGGCAACGGCGCGATCAGCCTGACGAACACGGTCGGCGGCACGATCGGCGCGACGGGCTACGGGATCGCAGGCTCCTTGCGTGGCGTCGACATTCGCTCGAACGGCAATGACGGGGCAACGCCGGGTTCGGTAAGCGTCGTCACCACTTTGGGCATCCTCGGCGGGCAGCACGGACTCCTTGCAGCCAACTATGGCGGGGGAACGCTGACCATCGAGGCCGCGACCGTCACCGGGACGAGCAACCTAGGCATCTGGACCCTCAATTATGGCACCAACCTCGCCATCACGGCAACCGGCACAGTCGGAGGCGGCTCCGCCGGCATTACTTCCCGGAATTTCGGCAGCGGCGCGCTGACCATCGAGGCCGCGGCCGTCACCGGTGGAGGGGGGCCCGGCATCTACGCCGTCAACCGTGGCACCGACCTCGCCATCACGACCACCGGCGCGGTTGCCGGCACCGTCGATGGCATTTTCGCCCGCAACTATGGCAGCGGCACGCTGACCATCGAGGCCGCGGCCGTCACAGGAACATCCCGCTACGGCATTTTCGCCCGCAACGAGGGCACTGACCTCGCCATCACGGCGACTGGCGCTGTTCAGGGAGGAACGCACGGCATTTTCGCCCGCAACACCGGTTCCGGCGCACTGACCATCGAGGCCGCGGCCGTCACAGGGACGAGCGGCCGAGGCATCTACGCCCGCAACGATGGCACCAACCTCGCAATCACGGCGACCGGCGCTGTTCAGGGCGGCACCGACGGCGTCTTCGCCCGCAACGACGGTTCCGGCGCGCTGACCATCGAGGCCGCCGCCGTCACAGGAACGTCCCGCTACGGCATTTCCGCCCAAAACCGTGGAACCAACCTCGCGATCACGGCCACGGGCGCTGTCCAGGGCGGCTCCGCCGGCATTTTTGCCCGCAACTATGGCAGCGGCACGCTGACCATCGAGGCCGCGGCCGTCACAGGGACGGCCAACCAAGGCATCGACGCCCGCAACCAAGGCACCGACCTCGGCATCACGGCTACTGGCACGGTCCAAGGCGGCGCCCACGGTATCTTCGCCCGCAACTATGGCAGCGGCACGCTGACCATCGAGGCCGCGGCCGTCACCGGGACGAGCTTCCTAGGCATCTACGCCCGGAACTCTGTGGCTGGATCTGGCCTCGCCATCACGGCGACTGGCGCTGTTCAGGGCGGCACCCACGGCATTTTCGCCCACAACTCCGGCACCGGCGCGGTGACCATCGATGCCGCGGCCGTAACCGGGACGAGCGGCCGAGGCATCTACGCCCGCAACGATGGAACCAACCTCGCGATCACGGCCACCGGTACGGTCGAGGGCGGCAATTATGGCATTTATGCCAAAACCTACGCCGGCGCACTGACCATCGCGGCTGCGGACGTCACAGCGACGGCCCGCGCCGGGATTTCCGCTTGGAGTGAGCGCTCCGGCACCGGCGTCGCCATCACGGCCACCGGCACGGTCGAGGGCGCCACACGTGGCATTGCCGCCCGCAATGAAGGAAGCGGCGCTCTGACCATCGAGACCGCGGCCGTCACCGGGACGAGTTCGATCGGGATCGACGCCTACAATTCCGAGCATGGCACCAGCCTTGGCATCACGGCGACCGGCGCGGTCCAGGGAGGCACCGGCGGCCTTTCCGCCCGCAACTACGGCAGAGGCACACTGACCATCGAGGCCGCGACCGTCACCGGGACGAACGGCCGAGGCATCTACGCCCGCAACAATGGAACCAACCTCGCGATCACGGCAACTGGCGCTGTTCAAGGTGGCATAGACGGCATTGTCGCCCGCAACGATGGTCGCGGTGCGCTGACCATCGAGGCCGCGGCCGTCACCGGGACGATACTTACAGGCATCAACGTCTGCAATTGCGACCAAGGCACCGACCTCGGCATCACCGCCACTGGCACGGTCCAAGGCGCTAGCTACGGCATCTACGCCCGCAACTACGGCAGCGGCGCGCTGACCATCGAGGCGAGGGCCGTCACCGGATCGATCCGCAACGGCATCTCCGCCCAAAATTTTGACGGAACCGACCTCGGCATCACAGCGACCGGCGCGGTCCAGGGAGGAACGCACGGCATCTCGGCCCGCAACTACGGCACCGGCGCGATGACCATCGATGCCGCAGCCGTCACAGGCACGAGCGGCCGAGGCATCTACGCCCGCAACTATGGCACCGACCTCGGCATCACAGCGACCGGCGCGGTCCAGGGAGGAATGCACGGCATCTTCGCTCGCAACTACGGGAGCGGCGCGCTGACCATCGAGGTCGCGGCCGTCACAGGGACGAGCGGATACGGGATCTACGGTTTCTCCGCCAACACCACGACGATTTCAGTCACCGGCGACGTCAACGGCGGCACCGACGGCATTCGATTGATTTCCAACGGTGCGACGGAGATCAATGTGGCCTCCGGCGCGAGCGTGACGGGCGGAACGTATTCCATCAACACGAATTTCAAATCCGCAAGCATGGACACCGTCAATCTCGACGGCGTGCTCAACGGCAAGGCCCTGCTCGGCGCGGGAGACGACATGCTGCGGCTGACCCCGACGGCCGGCTTCGGCGTCGGAACGCTCGTCGATGGCGGCGCCGACAACGACAGCATCGCGCTGACCGGCACGGGTAGCGGCACGCTCGACGGCGCGGTGCACACGAATTTCGAAGTGCTGGTAAAGTCCGATGCGGGCATCTGGTCACTGACCGGCGCGCATGATTTCTCGACCTCCGCGACGGTGACCGGCGGCACGCTCGATCTCGCAAACGGGAGTTCGGTGACGACGCCGCTCTTCGGCAATTCGGCAAATCTCTCCGTTGCGGGCCCCGGCGCGGTCGGCGGCGCCACCATCGACGGAAATTTCACGCAGACCGCCGCCGGCACGTTCATGGTCGACGTCGATGTGGCCGCCGGCACCGGCGATCTCTTGACGGTCGGCGGCACGGCGTCGCTCGCCGGCACCGTCCAGGTGAATTTCCTCAACCCCGCGGACGTCGCCCGGCAGGTCACCATCCTGACGGCTGCCGGTGGGGCGACGGACAACGGCCTCGCACTCGCGCCGCTCAGCCCGGCGGTGGTGGCGGAGTTGCTCTATCCCAACGCCAACGACGTCGTCCTCGGCTACACCATCGATTTTACTCCAGAGTCGCCGCCCCCACCCCCGGGACCGGTCGACCCGACCCTGCTCGGCACCAACGGCCTCAATGGGCGCCAGATGGCAATCGGCGAGGCACTCAATCAGAGTCTCATGAGCGGCGGGGGAACGCTCTGGCCGATGCTGAACGCGTTGTTGAACGGCGTGACGAACCTGCCGGATTATCTCGCCGCGCTCGATCAGCTCTCGCCTGAAACGATCCTCGACAACCAGACATCGACGACGCTCGGCGCGGGGGAGTTCGCGGGCAATCTCCTCTCCTGCCGGATGGCTGGTGGCAGTTTCACCGCCATCAGCGAAGGCGAATGCCTGTGGGTGCGCCCGGAAGGCCGCATGTTCGATCGTGACGGCGGCACCGATACGATCGGCTTCGAGGAGCGGGTCGCATCGATCTCGGCGGGCGCGCAGCTCGCGCTGATGCCCGATTGGTTCGTCGGCCTCGCCCTCGGTTATGAGACCACCTCCCTCGAGACCGATGCCGGAGCCTCGAGCGACGGGGAGCGTTTCCAGGTCGGCGGCGCGCTCAAATATCAGTCCGGACCGCTGCTGCTGGCGGCCACCGCCACGGGCGGTAAGACGAATTACGAAACCGCGCGTTCGATCAACTTCGGCGGCTTCACGGGCGTGGCGACCTCGGAGCACGATGTCACCTATCTCGCCGGCCAATTGCGGGCCGCCTATCTGATCGACCTCGGCGGCTGGGTCGCCAAGCCCCTCGTCGACGTCAATGTGACGCATCTCGAGCGGGACGCGATCGCCGAGAGCGGCGCGGGCGCGGCCAATCTCAA
The sequence above is a segment of the Hyphomicrobiales bacterium genome. Coding sequences within it:
- a CDS encoding autotransporter domain-containing protein, which translates into the protein MSSVMSNGPLERARKLEVRSRLLLTTALVIPSLISYGGRRADAAGICVNTGGSTYLCSGAGTASETINANNAAVTFDTGATIDTRGSGGNAITITGNGAISLTNTVGGTIGATGYGIAGSLRGVDIRSNGNDGATPGSVSVVTTLGILGGQHGLLAANYGGGTLTIEAATVTGTSNLGIWTLNYGTNLAITATGTVGGGSAGITSRNFGSGALTIEAAAVTGGGGPGIYAVNRGTDLAITTTGAVAGTVDGIFARNYGSGTLTIEAAAVTGTSRYGIFARNEGTDLAITATGAVQGGTHGIFARNTGSGALTIEAAAVTGTSGRGIYARNDGTNLAITATGAVQGGTDGVFARNDGSGALTIEAAAVTGTSRYGISAQNRGTNLAITATGAVQGGSAGIFARNYGSGTLTIEAAAVTGTANQGIDARNQGTDLGITATGTVQGGAHGIFARNYGSGTLTIEAAAVTGTSFLGIYARNSVAGSGLAITATGAVQGGTHGIFAHNSGTGAVTIDAAAVTGTSGRGIYARNDGTNLAITATGTVEGGNYGIYAKTYAGALTIAAADVTATARAGISAWSERSGTGVAITATGTVEGATRGIAARNEGSGALTIETAAVTGTSSIGIDAYNSEHGTSLGITATGAVQGGTGGLSARNYGRGTLTIEAATVTGTNGRGIYARNNGTNLAITATGAVQGGIDGIVARNDGRGALTIEAAAVTGTILTGINVCNCDQGTDLGITATGTVQGASYGIYARNYGSGALTIEARAVTGSIRNGISAQNFDGTDLGITATGAVQGGTHGISARNYGTGAMTIDAAAVTGTSGRGIYARNYGTDLGITATGAVQGGMHGIFARNYGSGALTIEVAAVTGTSGYGIYGFSANTTTISVTGDVNGGTDGIRLISNGATEINVASGASVTGGTYSINTNFKSASMDTVNLDGVLNGKALLGAGDDMLRLTPTAGFGVGTLVDGGADNDSIALTGTGSGTLDGAVHTNFEVLVKSDAGIWSLTGAHDFSTSATVTGGTLDLANGSSVTTPLFGNSANLSVAGPGAVGGATIDGNFTQTAAGTFMVDVDVAAGTGDLLTVGGTASLAGTVQVNFLNPADVARQVTILTAAGGATDNGLALAPLSPAVVAELLYPNANDVVLGYTIDFTPESPPPPPGPVDPTLLGTNGLNGRQMAIGEALNQSLMSGGGTLWPMLNALLNGVTNLPDYLAALDQLSPETILDNQTSTTLGAGEFAGNLLSCRMAGGSFTAISEGECLWVRPEGRMFDRDGGTDTIGFEERVASISAGAQLALMPDWFVGLALGYETTSLETDAGASSDGERFQVGGALKYQSGPLLLAATATGGKTNYETARSINFGGFTGVATSEHDVTYLAGQLRAAYLIDLGGWVAKPLVDVNVTHLERDAIAESGAGAANLNIASASDTIFSIAPAIEFSAELRQGDAVMRPFLKAGVTFYDDSEQTLTASFAGAPAGTGEFTIRSSFDDVVADIEAGITAIHDDGTTLSFAYEGHIGETSAQHGLMLKGSLRY
- a CDS encoding TIGR03032 family protein, whose translation is MSGGLVGFLAARDISIAATSYQSGKLYLIGRNPHGGLMINENFFRKAMGLHVAGKGLYLATLFQIMRLESGVEPGHLVNRTFDACFVPRTTHVTGVLDAHDVGVMDDGEIVFVNTRYNCLAAVSEKHSFRPIWKPSFISRIVDEDRCHLNGMAMDGGRPRYVTAVSKSDTIDGWRDRRASGGIVMDVERNEIICEGLSMPHSPRVHGGRLWLLNSGTGELGWVDGVGENGGGAGRGGSAGKFIPLAFCPGFVRGLAFSGKFAFVGLSKPRYERFEGLALDEKLRATDSEPWCGIQVIDLDTGACVQWFRIDGAIGELYDVAVLPGIACPMSLGFMTDEILGLITHEAFPGETNPS